The Salegentibacter sp. Hel_I_6 region CAGGGTAACTTTCCCATGGGTGAAGTAATCTCTGGATGATCTGCGTGATAGCCCACGGCAAGATTTTTCTGCCTATCCTCGCCTAATGTAATAATGCTTTCTTCCATTCCTATTTCGGCGGAAAGAAAATCAGTCAGTAAGGTTTCGAATTCTTTTTGATATACATTCTCCAATATGCCAGCGATTAGTTCTGTTCCGGCCGTTGAATAAGAATAATTGATGCCAGGGATTGTATCGATCTCAAGATTATGTAAATCTTTGTAAAAAAACTTTTTATCATAACCACTTAAAATGCTATCGATCTTTGAAGGGGAATCTTGTTTCAAAAAATCGCTGGTCATAAGTGGGTTTAAATTTAGGGGAAGAATATTTGGTAGACCACTTGAATGTGTAAGTAAATGTTTGATTTTCACTGGCTGATTCTCATAGCTCAAATTGGGATAGTCTTCCTCCAAATATTGCTGCACATCATCTTCCAGATTCAATTTACCTTCCAATACCGCCTTTGCTACAAGAGTTCCTGTAATTACTTTACTTAAAGATCCTATCTCATAAATCGTTTTATTAGTAGGAGGATTTCCCTTTGTCTTCTCCAGTTCCCCATAATGTCCTGTATATTTTTCACCTTTATACACTACTCCTATAGAAGAAGAATTGATCAAAGATTTATTTATTAAACGAAAGGCAGCGCTATCAAATATTCGATGGATCTCGTTATTCTTATTCTTTGAAAAACTTTCTTTTTTTGAATTCTGATTACAACTTGTAATGATTATAATGAAAAGAAAAAAAAGGTATTTATTCATAGTTTTAGTTTAGAGGAAGCTACAGGATTTTTTAATTCTTAATCTCTGAAATACTTTTAAGCTTATAATTGCTATCCCATTTGGTGATGAGCTTTAAGTCAAAAACTTTATAATCTTCTGTAATCTTTGATTTAGATTTATAAATCATTTCATAAGAAACGTGGTAATCTCCATTACTTTCTTGTACAACCTTAAAACTATCCCAGTCAATATCCGAAGCCGAAAAAGGGTACTTGCCGCGGTGGGCTTTAGCATTTCTATAGATCCATTCCCGAGAGGGATTTTGTTCCCCATACCAGCTAGTAACCTGCGGACTAAGAAATTCTGGTAATTTTTCCACCTGGTTACTATTCATAGATTGGTAGTAATCAGCTACAATTTCTTTTAAATTTTCTTCAGGAGTTTTTGAAGAAGCCTCGTCGGAAAAAGCGAAGCTGTAAATGGTCATAATGATGGCCAGCAAACCGACAGCTGCTAAAGCCAGGATTTTGGAGTTATATTTTTGAAAACTATTTTCTGATTCTGTTTTTTTCTTTTCTTCAGCAGGTAATTGACCTTCTTTTGGCTCACTCTCTTTTTCTTTTTCCACTTCTTGTGGGATAAAAAACTTATTAGGGTAATGAGTCTTCTCGATATTAAAAGAGTGAACTTCGCGAGGCGAAATTTTTGAACTGTTCACTTGATCCAAAGGAATCAGGCTAACATAATTTGGATTCGAGGCTTGACCTCCATAGCCAAAAGCAATAAAAACTGGTCGCTCAGGAGAATTGATTGCAGGAAAAGATTCAAATTGCTTATCACTTAAAACCTGATATAAATCTTTATAAGGTTTTGCTCGCCATTTTGCTTCAACATAAAATTCTTTCCCCGTGACTCTACATCTGAAATGAAAATCGGGTTCTAATGATTTTTTAACGAAACGTCTCCTATTTTGTGTACTATCGCTGGTTTTGTAAATTACCTCATAATGTGCTTCTGGAAAAATTGTTTCCTCAACATACCTTTCAAATTGTTCTCCTTTTCTAAAGGATTCTTCGTTGTAATCGTGTTGCATTCAGTGTTATTTATTATTAAAAGCCTGTTTCACCAGGCTCATAATATATTCAAGATTATCGTCATTTTTTATAACCAATTCATAGTCCCCGTTACCCAAATGGCCAATTTCGGAAACGTCTCGCATTAGATTTTTAGGATCATCCAGGCTACCTTTCTTCAAATTGATCCAGAGTTTTAAACCCTTTCTTTGAATATTTATATCTGCAAAATTTGAATTTTTTCTAAAGGCAATATATTCCTTTCGATATTCAACTTCTATGTCGTCTGCGAGGTTGAGAATGGAGGTTTTAAAAGTTTCGTAGAGCTCAATAATATCATCTGATTTTCCTTTTAAATGATCTTCTTCTATGTAGACTTTTAGTTGTTCTGTGACCGACTTAAGCTTCTCATTATTTTGAGTAATGGGTTTAATACTCTCTGCTGAATTACTTTTACGTACCTCATTAATACTAATAAGATTATTTTCGTACCGCTTAACTTCCCATAGCTCAATGGCTATATCCTTAAAGTTGGTAGCTGTTTTTTGATTTTCGGTAAAGCTGGTGGAAACAAAAGCAACCCGGGTTTGAGTCCAATCCACTTCATTTCGCTTTAAATTGTTTTTTAATGTTTCGTTGTATTCAATAATAAAGTCTGCCTTATTTTCCAGCATTAAACTTAGGTAGGTAAATCCCTGGTCCACCACGCTAATGTTTTTTATTCCTTTTATACCCAATAATGATGAAGGCTTTAGATTCCGGGTCAAAGGCCAGCGTGTCTATTCGCTTGTCTTTTATAGCAAATTCACTCTTAACCAAATGCAGCCCCATTACCTGGGTTAGATTTGATTCAAATAGGTTTTGAATTTCCCGTTCTAATTTGAAGGGATATTCTTTTAAATTGGAAATGGAGGATTGATTCTTAAGTTGATATAATTTCACTTTTTATTCTGTCTTTAATTAATTTTCGATACTAAAAGTCAGTGGTAAAATATTTCACGTAGGAAGATTTTTTAGGATTACTTGGGATATAATAAATAAACACCTTTTTTAGCCTAAGCTTAGATCCCACATTATCTTTCCAGTTGGAATTCTTTAAATACTCCCTCTCCCAAAAAATCAAATTTCTTTTTAAATAATGCGGAGAACTTTTTGTTAGCCGTGGCAAAGAAAATCTGTTTATTTTCTTTAACTATGAAATAACGCAGGAAATCTAAAAATGATAATGCGTTAAAATCATCAATAAAGGTAACAGGATCATCAAAGATTAAAATATTTGGTCCATTTTTCAGTTTCCTATTCAAACTGATAAAAATAGACAATACCAATGCAGCTCTTTGACCGGTACTTATTTCAGAAATTTGAAATTCCTTATTCTCTTTAAATAATACCAAATTTTTATCTTGGTATTTTATATCTGAAAACTCTTTAGGAGTATGTATCGTCCTATAAATATCTTTAATCTCATTTAGATTTTTCCTAAAGTACCCTTCTAAAATTGCATCCTCACTATTTGATGATAATTTATTTAAAGATTTAATAGCCTTAACTAATCTACTGTTTAACCCTTTAATTTCGGGTAATTCATTTTTTATCTTTTCGTTCTCAGCTAATAACTTTTGTATTTCTCTTTGACTAATTTCAATTTCTCTATATGATTTTAAATTCTCATTCAATAAATTCAACTCCTTAGCTATAGCATCTATTGACTTGTCATTAGGAACGCTTAAATAACTTTTTAGATTTTCAAAACTCGATGCTATCGAATCAATTTTAGACTGGTTTGATTTGACAATATTCTCGATATTTTCAATATTGTCCATAAACTCTTTTAGATTCAGGGATATGTTTAAATAGTTAATAATCCTTGCATTATCATTTTGGAATTTTTCAATATTATTCGAGTTATCGACCCTATCTTTTTCCAAGGAATTATTTAGTAATTTCAATGATTCCAATCCTGAAATCTCCTGGCCAGAAAACTCCTTAGCTAATTCCCCCTTTAAAACATTATATTCAGAAACACTTCCCTCAATATTATTTAATTGATATATTAAGTTTTCTAATTCATTTTTTTCTTTAGCTACTACGTTTTCTTTTTCTACTACCTCCTTAACTTTTTTATCTATATCCATGAATGTCAAAACTTCAGAGTTTTTTAAATACTGAGAGACAGTAGAATAATATTTTTTCAGGCTTTGAAGTTCTTGTTGTAGAAGATCTATTTCTTTTACTGTTTCATTTAATTTGGATTTTTTTTCGTTTAAAATACTTTTATCAAAATTTTGTTTAAACTCATTTTCAAGTTTTACGAGTAAATCTGCACTAGAGATTTGTTGTTCACAGAGCGGGCAATTTTCCGTATGAGCATCATGAGCCAATATTTCCTTACCTAGAAGTTTTATCTGGCTAGTTAGATTCTCCAGGGTAGAAAAAGTCTCTTCTATTTTTTTTACTTCCATCTTTTCCTGATTTAATAGCTGCTGTTTTTTATCTATTAGATCTTGTTTTTCTTCCAATAGTATTGGTAAATATTTTGTTTCGTTTTTCAATTGAAGAATATCCAATTCAAGGTTATTCAGATCTTTCAAAGTATCAATTATGGAGAGTTCAAGTTTAACTTTTGAAAGATTTTCTTCTAAACCATCTATTCTTGAGATGCTTTCCAATTCGAAATATTCCAATAGGCGATAAACCTTGGTTTCGAGTGATTTTAGTCTCTGATTTTTTTCAGTAAGTAAAGCGATTTGTTTATTGTTAAGATTAAATTGCTCTTTACTTTCTGAAACAAGTAAATTACGATTATGAACCTTTTGTTTGATCTCAGTAAACCTATTAAAGTCAGTGATCCAATCCTCTGATTGTAGAAATGTAATTTCATTACTAATTTCATTAATATACAATTCAGAAATTGAATATTGGGATTCGGTAATTGAGCTTTTATAACCTAGTTTAAGAATATTTCTCTTTATATCCTCTTTTAATGCTTCAAAGTTTTTTTCAGATTTTAATTCATCAATACGGTTCTCGTTTTTCTGAAAATTATTATTTTTTCTTTGAATTTCTTCCTTAGTTTTATTTAATTCAGGACGTAATCTGTTTTCTACTTTAATAATTCGATCCTTTAAAATAGTATATTCTTCACCTAAAATTATCTGTTTCAAAGATTCATTTATCTGATTTTTATGATCTGAGTTTGCAAACACTGAAGCGGTATCAGTGTTAAAAAAGTTGAATTGATTAAAAGACTCATAGGTTTTATTGCCTTGCTCAGATAAACGTCTTTCATACCATTTCGCCCCTCTTTCTTTATAATATGCATTATTGTGGTTATAGCTATCTTTTATATTGTCATTATAAACAGCCTCAATTGAACCATCGTTAGCTTTCTTTTTATTTCTTAATGTTTTACCTGTTAGCACGAATTCAATTGCCTCCATCAGGCTTGTTTTCCCCACACCATTCGAGCCAGTAAATAAATTGACTTTTCCAAAATGGAAGTGCCTTTTTAAAGGATATGACCTATAGTTATCTTGTAAGCTTAAAGAATTTATTTTCTTTACAATGGGAACATGTTCCAGATTTTTTTCAGTCTTTTCTACGATCTCTTTAGCTGAATCTGCTTTAAAATTTCTTAAAATTCCCTCTACTGAATTTGAACTATACAATTCTTGTAAACCAACAGATTTCAATTCTTCTTTCCAGGTGGAAATAATATCAGGTAAATCTGATTGTTGGGATTTTTCCAGTTCAAAGTAATCTAGGAATTCAGTATCAGTAAAAACTAATTTACGTCCATATTTATCGTCCCTTAAAATCTTTATTTTTAATTCTTCCGTAAGATTACTATTAATAAATAACAAGTAAATATTCCATTGTAGAGATTTTTCTTGTTTATAGAATTCATCTGCCAGGTATTTATACTGTAATTTTTCAAAATCGTCTTCAGTGATTTTATTATTAAAATTTAAGTAGTATATCCCTGCAACTTTATCGTTGATAGGTAATTTGGCTTTATACAAATTGTCATTTACCTCCTGAAGATCAGTAAAGATTAATTTTGTCCGGTCAATTAATTGTTCTGTGTTCATAGAAATTTAGAATATTGAACTATCGTCTTTAGGGGGTTCGGTTATACTACCTGCATCTGGGTTAGATTTGTCTAGAATATCATTCCCATTTTTGAAAAAGACTACAATCGTATTTTTACCCGGAGAATCGGGATCAAATAATTTTTGCAATTCATCGTATGTTTTATTAACCAATTGTTGTGATACGGCACTTCCTATATAGCATACAGTAGCTTTTTCTATATCCTCGTGCTTGTTAACAACATTATATTTATACTTATATGTGTCCGCATTTTCAGCAAATGCCAATTTAATTTCTTTTTCTGCTAAATGTCTTATACTATGAGGATATGTCCCTTTATCTGAAATAATGTTGACATCCAACTCAATGAGATTAGAACAATTTATACTCCTTATACGTTCGCTAGATTCATAGCTGTCTTCTAAATATGTTAATCTGTTATTGCATTCATCTGATTCATTTAAAATAAAACTATTCAGATGTATTACTTCAGCCCACTTATTTTCTTTGTTTCCTTCTACTTGACCGTTCGAAATATTGAACAATCTCTCCTTATTAACGACTGAAATATCTCGATCTAGTAAATAGCTATTAGTAATACCTCTATCCTCTAGAAAATCTATATGATTGTCTTCTACTTTTTCAATTTCTTCTATTTCATGAAAATCATCAAATACATAAACATTGCTGGCCGTTGGGCCTTCTCTTCGTTGTTGTTCGTCAACTCCTTCGGCAATATCTACAGACTTGTTATGAATTTTAAATAATTCAATTTTTCTATTTAAAAAGTAAACTCGTTTCTTACGCTTTATCTGTAAAAAATATAAACCTTTTTGGTGATTATCTATAATCTTTTTTGGCTTATAATCTAATTCTACATCCGATGTTTTAAAGTATATACCACTTCTAGGCGCATTGTACTCATCATATAATTTCTTACCATTTGGGAAACAAGTCTCCATACCCCAATTTAAAGTGATCAATTCTCGTTTTTCCCTGGTTAAAACAAATTTTTTGAAATCAATAAAGTTTTGGTGAGAGGGATTGGGGTTAAACTGAAGACTTAAAAATAAAAATGGAGAGTCCACCCAACCATGATTATCGATTAGATTTTGTTCCAAGGTTGGATTAAAATTCATTGCTTGGGAACAAATTAAGGATATTAATCTAACTGAATTTTCATCATTCTTAATTACGTAAACATCGCTGCCTTGAATAAGGTTGTCTGGCTCTAACTGACTAGACCATAAACCTCCCATGTGCCAACTCTTAAATTGAATTAATACAATAAGTTTTTCAGTTCCATCATGTTGGCCAAGGAATATGTAGTATAAAGGATCAACATAATTTTTATCCGAATCATTGTGAACATCTTCAAAATGAATGTAAACACTATCATTATTTATTTCAGACAATTGATTTAAATCATCTTTATTTAAAGATTCTCCACCTAAAGACCAAAGTTTATTATTAGAGGGTCTTAGACTTTCATCTTCAATAATTAAATCTACGACAGATTTAGGACAGGAATATTCAGGCGATACAACTAATGAAATATTTTCAACCTTGGCTTTTTTTAAAAGTTTAATAAACTTTTTTTCAGCATCTTTCTGATCATTATTTCCAATCCGGTTTTCATCAGCAAAAAAGACTCCTTTATGTTGATAAATTAAGAGACTATAACGTTGGGTCCCTCGTCTTAACGCATCCAGTTCTGTATCGATATTTAGAGTAGAAATATCTACGAAATTCATTTTTTGGACTAACTTAAATTATTCAATTATTGCAAATCTTTTTCTGCATTTCCTATATGAGGGCCTCCTCCACAATCCCAATCTCCTCTTCCGTTAATCCATAAAGTTCATAAACCAACCGGTTAATTTGCTCTTCTAATTCATTGGTATCTTCATCAAGTTCCTTAGCTGTAAGGATTTTATTAACTAGATCAATAAATATTTGTCGCTCTTCAAACTGGAAATCTGGAATGATAAATTTTTCAATAGATTTTTTCTTTAATACAAAAGCTCCTCCAGCTGTATATTCTCCAACGTGAATGAAGTAAAATTGATAAAGCTTAGAATTTAATAAGGCCAAAATAAATTTTGGGTCTATAGAATCTGAGACTAGAAAAAAGGATGCACTTGTCAGGAAAAAACCAGCATCATCGAAAGCGAAGTCCCAATT contains the following coding sequences:
- a CDS encoding serine hydrolase, translated to MNKYLFFLFIIIITSCNQNSKKESFSKNKNNEIHRIFDSAAFRLINKSLINSSSIGVVYKGEKYTGHYGELEKTKGNPPTNKTIYEIGSLSKVITGTLVAKAVLEGKLNLEDDVQQYLEEDYPNLSYENQPVKIKHLLTHSSGLPNILPLNLNPLMTSDFLKQDSPSKIDSILSGYDKKFFYKDLHNLEIDTIPGINYSYSTAGTELIAGILENVYQKEFETLLTDFLSAEIGMEESIITLGEDRQKNLAVGYHADHPEITSPMGKLPWGAGGGIKSTVPDMLKFMEFQLDNNKIARESRKVLKDYSNEVGVAYFWEVDSSNPKLGKYYSHHGGVPRSQCFLFIIPKHELGIFIITNQSGKDTASKMKKAVDEIIEGVRKHNEQNLDLDRQKN
- a CDS encoding DUF5655 domain-containing protein — protein: MGIKGIKNISVVDQGFTYLSLMLENKADFIIEYNETLKNNLKRNEVDWTQTRVAFVSTSFTENQKTATNFKDIAIELWEVKRYENNLISINEVRKSNSAESIKPITQNNEKLKSVTEQLKVYIEEDHLKGKSDDIIELYETFKTSILNLADDIEVEYRKEYIAFRKNSNFADINIQRKGLKLWINLKKGSLDDPKNLMRDVSEIGHLGNGDYELVIKNDDNLEYIMSLVKQAFNNK
- a CDS encoding AAA family ATPase, with product MNTEQLIDRTKLIFTDLQEVNDNLYKAKLPINDKVAGIYYLNFNNKITEDDFEKLQYKYLADEFYKQEKSLQWNIYLLFINSNLTEELKIKILRDDKYGRKLVFTDTEFLDYFELEKSQQSDLPDIISTWKEELKSVGLQELYSSNSVEGILRNFKADSAKEIVEKTEKNLEHVPIVKKINSLSLQDNYRSYPLKRHFHFGKVNLFTGSNGVGKTSLMEAIEFVLTGKTLRNKKKANDGSIEAVYNDNIKDSYNHNNAYYKERGAKWYERRLSEQGNKTYESFNQFNFFNTDTASVFANSDHKNQINESLKQIILGEEYTILKDRIIKVENRLRPELNKTKEEIQRKNNNFQKNENRIDELKSEKNFEALKEDIKRNILKLGYKSSITESQYSISELYINEISNEITFLQSEDWITDFNRFTEIKQKVHNRNLLVSESKEQFNLNNKQIALLTEKNQRLKSLETKVYRLLEYFELESISRIDGLEENLSKVKLELSIIDTLKDLNNLELDILQLKNETKYLPILLEEKQDLIDKKQQLLNQEKMEVKKIEETFSTLENLTSQIKLLGKEILAHDAHTENCPLCEQQISSADLLVKLENEFKQNFDKSILNEKKSKLNETVKEIDLLQQELQSLKKYYSTVSQYLKNSEVLTFMDIDKKVKEVVEKENVVAKEKNELENLIYQLNNIEGSVSEYNVLKGELAKEFSGQEISGLESLKLLNNSLEKDRVDNSNNIEKFQNDNARIINYLNISLNLKEFMDNIENIENIVKSNQSKIDSIASSFENLKSYLSVPNDKSIDAIAKELNLLNENLKSYREIEISQREIQKLLAENEKIKNELPEIKGLNSRLVKAIKSLNKLSSNSEDAILEGYFRKNLNEIKDIYRTIHTPKEFSDIKYQDKNLVLFKENKEFQISEISTGQRAALVLSIFISLNRKLKNGPNILIFDDPVTFIDDFNALSFLDFLRYFIVKENKQIFFATANKKFSALFKKKFDFLGEGVFKEFQLER